A region of the Cyanobium usitatum str. Tous genome:
GGCTGGGTCTACGGCGTCTGCTCTCCGGAGCTGTCTGCGGTGGCTTGTTTCTGCTGCTGATTCGGGTGGCTTTCACCACCCCCTGGGGCCTGCCTGGCCCAGAACCCGTTGGCGAGGAGGCCACGATTCGCATCGGCGAGCATCTGTTCAGCGATTATCTACTGCCCTTTGAGCTGGCTTCTGTGCTGCTGCTGATGTCGATGATCGGCGCCATCGTGTTGGCTCGCCGCGATGTGCTCAGCAGCGATGTGATCACAGGTGAGGCAGTAGATCAGGGCCTGATCGAGAAGGAGCGCACCCCTTTGCTGCTGGAAAACTCTCCTCGCTAGCGGTCGTTTCCGGGCCACCAGGCCTGCATCAAACCCTTTCCGCACTCTCCCAGCATCGCTGCCACTTCCATAATCGCCACCCATGGAGCTCACCATTCCCACCACCATCCCCTTGCAGGCCTACCTGGCCCTGGCGGCGGTGTTGTTTTGCACCGGTGTCTGGGGATTGATCAACAGCCGCAATGCGGTGCGGGTGCTGATGAGCATCGAGCTGATGCTCAATGCCGTCAACATCAACCTGATGGCTTTCTCCAACTATCTCGACGGCCAGCTGATCCGTGGCCAGGTGTTCGCCATCTTCGTGATCACCGTGGCCGCTGCTGAGGCAGCTGTTGGTCTGGCGATCCTGCTCTCCCTCTATCGCAACCGCGAAACGGTTGATATGGAGCGCTTCAACCTGCTGCGCTGGTAGCTGGTTCTTTAGCGATGCGGCTTGAGCGGGTCTGGCTGATTTCAAGGTCTGGCAGCCAGGCGGCCCACCGCCAGGCCAAGCGCTGCGCAGAAGATCTGTCGGCCCAGGGGGTGCACGTGGTGGTGGCCTCTAGTGGCCTGGCCCGCAATCCCTTTCCCGGCTTGCTGGCCACGGAAGCCGAGCTGCCCGATCTAGCCCTGGTGCTGGGGGGTGATGGCACCGTGCTCGGTGCGGCGCGCCATCTGGCCCCCCTCGATGTGCCGATCCTCAGTTTCAATGTGGGCGGCCACCTCGGCTTTCTCACCCACGATCGCCGCCTGCTGCGCCTGAGCAGCGACGCCCTTAAGAGCGAGGAGGAGAGCCTTTGGGACCGGCTGCGTCAAGACCGCTTTGCCCTGGAGCGGCGCATGATGTTACAGGCCCATATCGACCGGGGCGACGGCGTTGATGGCTCAGAGATTGCCCACCTGGCTCTCAACGACTTCTATTTCCGGCCCTGCCTCGATGAGGTGTCCCCCACCTGTGTGCTGGAGCTGGAGATCGATGGTGAGGTGGTGGATCAATACCGCGGCGACGGCCTGATCATCGCCACTCCCACCGGCTCCACTGGCTACGCCATGGCTGCCGGTGGGCCGATCCTGCACCCGGGCATAGAAGCGATCGTGGTTAATCCGATCTGCCCGATGAGCCTCTCGAGCCGGGCCGTGGTGGTGCCGCCCAGGGCCCAGCTTTCGGTGTGGCCCCTGGGCGAAACCAGTCGCCGGGTCAAGCTCTGGAAAGATGGCGCCCACGCCACCGTGCTGGAACCTGGCGATCGGGCCTTGGTGGAGCGCAGCCCCCACCCGGCCCTGCAGGTGCTGCTGGAGCAAAGCCCCTCCTACTACCGCACGCTCACCCACAAGCTGCACTGGGCCGGCAGCCTCACCGCCATCGAGCCCTCCCACAACTAAACCCCTGCTGCCCTCGCCCGAAATCGCCCCATGGCCCTGGAAATTGAACGCCGCTTTTTGGTGCAGGGGCTGGACTGGCGCCGCCATATCTGCTGGCAAGCCCAGCTGCAGCAGGGCTACCTGGTGGCGAGCGCCGATGGCTTCACCGTGCGGGTGCGCCGTGCCAGCGGTGACGAGGCCGTAGCCGGTGCCTGGCTCACCCTCAAGGCCCGCACCGAGCAGCGCTTTGAAGCCCCGGGCCAACTGCCGGAGGGATTGGTGCGCCAGGAATTCGAATACGCCATACCAGAGGCGGATGCTGCTGCCCTGCTGGCGTTGGCGCCCCAGAGCCTTTGCAAAGTGCGCTACGGCCTTGATCTGCCAGGTGGGGAGTGGGTGCTCGACGTCTTTGAGGGTGCCAACGCACCGCTGGTGGTGGCCGAGGTGGAACTGGAGCAGCAGGGGCTGGAGCAAGGCCTGGCCCTGCAGCCGCCCGCCTGGTGCGGGCGTGAGCTAACTGGGTGCCATGAGCTCAGCAATGCGGCCCTCGCCCGCCGGCCCCTGGCGCTCTGGCCAGAAGCGGAGCGCTTGGCCCTGTTCGAGCCTGCAGCTAGCTAAGACTTGCCGGGCTCAATCGAGCAGCAGTTGAAGCCGTCACGGCAGATTTTGCCGTGGTCCATGGCCCAATTCAGCAGGGCTACCCGGTTCTTGGCGCCTGTTTTGGTGAACACGTTGCTGACGTGGTTGTCCACGGTGCGCTTGCTGATCGTCAGCGATTCGGCGATCTCCTGGTTGGTGAGGCCCTTGGCCACCAATTCGATGATCTCAATTTCCCGCTCCGAGAGCTCATGGCGCACCTGGCCTAGGGAGCCTCCCGTGGCGTGATCGGAAACCATGGGCCCAAGCCTCACCCTTGTCATCACTGTAGGCAGGGTGTTGTTCCATGATGCCCATAAGTGGCACGATTGGTTTGTTGCTTCAAAAGGCCCTTGCCAGCGGGCAGCCAGCTCTCACCGCAGAGGTGATGCCACCGCGGGGAGGAGACCCCTCGCGCTCTTTGGCGGCGGCAGGGGCCCTGCGGGGCTGGGTCCATGCGGTAAACGTCACGGATGGCAGCCGTGCCGTGATGCGGATGAGCAGCCTGGCCCTATGCCGCCTGCTGCTTGACGCCGGCATCGAGCCGGTGCTGCAGCTGGCCTGCCGCGATCGCAACCGCATTGCCCTGCAGGCCGAATTACTCGGTGCCCATGCCCTAGGCGTGCGCAACCTGCTCTGCCTCACCGGCGATCCGGTGCGGGCCGGCGACCAGCCCGGGGCTCGCCCGGTGAATGAGCTGGAGGCGGTGCGGCTGCTGCAGCTGGTGCAGCAGTTCAATGGCGGCCAGGATCCGGTGCAAGGTGAGCTGCCCGATGGACCCACCGACCTATTTGCCGGTGCCGCTGCCGATCCCCAGTCGGCTAGTTGGAGTGGTCTCAAGAGCCGGCTGCTGCGCAAGAAGCAGGCCGGTGCCCGCTTCGTGCAAACCCAGATGGTGATGGACGCCGAAGCCCTCAAGCGCTTTGTCGGTGACCTTGCCGCACCGCTTGATCTGCCCGTGCTGGCGGGTGTGTTTCTACTCAAATCGGCTCGCAACGCCGCCTTCATCAACCGGGTGGTGCCCGGCGCCAACATTCCCCAGGCCGTGATCGACCGGCTGGCGGCGGCGCCAGATCAGGCGGCTGAGGGCATAGCTATCGCTGCGGAACAGGTGGGCACCTATCTCCAGATTGCCCAGGGGGTGCATCTGATGGCCATTAAGGCGGAGGAGCGAATTCCGGCGATCCTGCAGCAGGCCGGCCTGAAGCCCTTGGCGCCTGTCTAGTTGGCGTTGCTCAAGGCCAGGTCGGTGCCAAGTAGCTCGGCCATCGCCTTCTGCTGCGGCGATGGTGACAACACATCCTGCCGGCGCACATCGGTGATCAGCCAGTCGAGGGCGGCCTCCTGCAGATCGAAGTGGTCGCCGTTGCGGTCAACGCAGTAGCGACCAAACACCAGCTTCTCAACCAGTCGCACTCCGGCCCCGATGCGGGAGTAGTCAAAGATGATCGAGTTGTCGATTGTGGCCCCTTCGCAGATGTGGCAATTGGGGCCAATCATCGCCGGGCCAATAATTGTGGCGCCATTTTCAATGCGAGTCATCCCGCCCACGTAAATGGGACCGGTGATATTGATCTCATCCCAGTTGGCCGCTACGTTGAGGCCGGCAAATACCCCTGGCCGCACCTCCTTGCCAGGGATCTGAACCTGGCGCACCTGACCCTGCAAAACGCTGCGGATCGCCTGCCAGTAATCCGGCACCTTGCCGATATCAACCCATTCAAACTCCATTGGCAGGGCGTAGAAGGCTGCGCCGGCCTCCACCAGTTTGGGAAATAGGTCGGAGCCGATATCGAAGGGCTGGTTGCTTGGCACAAAGTCGAGCACCTCTGGCTCGAAGATATAAATGCCGGTATTGATCATGTCGCTGGCGGCCTCGTCTACCGCCGGCTTTTCCTGGAAGGAGCGCACCCTGCCGTCGTCGTCTGTGACGACCACGCCATAACTGCTCACCTGCTCCTTGGGTACTCGCTTGGTGATCATGCTGGCCATGGCTCCCTTGGCCTTATGGCGACGCACCGCTTCGCTTAGATCAAGGTCGATTAGGGCATCACCGCAGAGCACCACAAAGGTGTCGTCGAAGAAGCGCTGGAAATTCTGGATCTTTTTTAGCCCTCCCGCCGATCCCATCGCGTCGCCGATCAGCTCACCGTCCTCGATGCGCCCTTCAAAGCTGTAGGCGATTTCAACACCGAAGCGCTGACCATCGCGGAAGTAGTTCTCGATCTCCTCAGCCAGGTGAGAGACGTTCACCATGATTTCGGTGAAGCCGTGCTCCCGCAGCAGCTCCAGCAGAAACTCCATCACGGGTTTCTGCAGGATGGGGATCATCGGCTTGGGGATCGTGTGCGTGATGGGCCGCACCCGTGTTCCCTTGCCAGCAGCCAGGATCATCGCCTTCATGGGCGCCAGCCTAGACGCACCGCTTAAGCCGCCAGCACCTGCTCCGCCGCAGCGAGGGCTGGCACTAGGGGCAGTTGGCGGGTCTCGCCAGGGTTGAGCAGGCGCCGCAGGTGCAGAGGGCCAAACAGCCCGCCCTGCTGGTCGAGTTCCACCTTGCCCTGGTGGCAGAGAAACAACAGAGCCCAGAAAACCCCCACCCGGTCCCGGTCCAGCTCGGCGTCCGCAGCCTTGGCTTCCACGTGGGCAGCCCAGTCGCGCACCAGCTCGTTGAAGCCGGCCCAGGCATGGCCAGGCTCCCAGCTGAGTAAAAACTGGCTGAGAGCGGCGGTGGTTTCTGGCAACTTCTCGCGGTGCGCTAGGGCCGCTACCTGCTCAATCGCGGCCCTTTCGCTATAGCGCTTGGGGCGGTGGCGCGGCCGAATCCGACCCTCGTCCGCTTCTAGTCGCTCGGCGATGTCCTCGAGCTGGCGGATCAATTCCCCCAGAGTCACCGGTCGTTGTAGGGGGGGCGGTGCTACGGGCCGGCGCCAGAGGTGCCTTTCCGGTCGCTGCGGTAGGGCCAGGGCGGGGTTCACCAGCCAGCCTTGGCCATCGGCATCGAAATCAAAGCCGATGTCGTCCTGCTCTGGCGCCTCCTGCGCAAAGGTGGCCGCTTCCAGCACCTCGGCTTTGAGGCTCACCAACACCGAGGCCGCCAAAAAAGCCTCACTGGTTTCGGCCAGGTCCTGTTCGTAGCTGCCGCCCCGGCTTGGTGCATTTGTTAGCACTAGGCGGGGCACCACCATGCGCTGGCGCAGCTGGTCGAGAAAGCCATCCACCACGGCGATCACGTCCACATCCCATGGGTCGAGATCGCCCCGCTCCGCCGCGTCCTGGAGCAGGCGAATGGCCAATCTTGCGCCTGCTTCAGCCAATCGTGCCCTGCTGCCTCCACTGAGTCATTGGCCGCAAGCTACCGGTGTTGGCCGTTTCGCACCAGCACCCTTGCCAGAGCACCACCGCTGGGGTCAGCCAACGGACACGGTCATGGCCTCGGCGGCATCGGGATTGGCGGGAGCCGAGCTTTGCCCGGCCGCTGGCAGCAGCCCCAGCTGGGCATCCACCGTGGCTCGGTAGCGCTGCAGGTCGTTTTCCAGCTCCTGGATGCGCACCTGTTGGGCGGCGAATTCGCCCTGGCTCTGCACCGCTTCCACCTTGCGCACCACCCCGGTCCACACCGCAAACACCCAGGCGGCGGTGGCGCCGATACCTCCCACTAGCAGCAGCAGGGCGGCTAGGGGCAGGGTGCCGCTCAGACCGGGCAGGAAGTGGACCGTGGTGGGCGCTGTGTTCTCCAGGGTGAACATCACCATGGCTAGGCCAAAGCTGAAGATCAGCAGAAAGTTCAGCTGTTTCATCTCAGGAGCGTAATTAGGGCAACCCAGGGGTGAACTCACCGCGGGCTATCTGCACAATTTTGTTACCCAGGGCGGCTGATCAGGCCGGCAGGGCTGGCGCCGATAGCAGCGGTTGGCGAATCAGATCGCCCGGCGGTGGCTGAATCACCTTGGCCAGGGCGGTGGTCTCCCTTTGCACCAGAGCTTCGATCGAGGCCCGGTAGGTGTCGGTCATCACCCGGGGGTAGAGGCCGATGCCCACGATCGGCACCAGTAGGCAGCTGATCACGTAGATCTCCCGCGGCTCCGCATCCACCAGGTGGGTGTGGGAGGCCAGCTCGGTGTTTTCCTTGCCGAAGAAGATTTCCCGCAGCATCGAGAGCAGGTACACCGGGGTGAGGATCACGCCCACCGCCGCTAGGGCCGCCATCACGATGCGGAAGCTGAGCGAATAGGCCTCGCTGGTCACGAAGCCCGTGAACACCATCAGCTCGGACACGAAGCCACTCATGCCTGGTAGGGCAAGGGAGGCCAGGGAACAGATGGTCCAGAGGGCAAACATCTTGCGCATCTTCTGGCCAATCCCGCCCATGTCGTCGAGCTGCAGGGTGTGGGTGCGGTCGTAGGTGGCGCCCACCAGGAAGAACAGGCTGGCTCCGATCAGGCCGTGGCTGATCATTTGCAACATGGCGCCGCTGGTGCCCAGGGCACTGAAGCTGCCGATGCCGATCAGCACAAAGCCCATGTGGCTGATTGAGCTGTAGGCGATCTTGCGCTTGAGGTTGCGCTGGGCAAACGAGGTGAGGGCGGCGTAGATGATGTTCACCACCCCCAGCACCACCAGCAGCGGCGCAAATTGGGCGTGGCCTTCTGGCAGCAGCTGCACGTTGAAGCGCAGCAGGGCGTAGCCGCCCATCTTCAGCAAGATGCCGGCCAGCAGCATGTGCACCGGAGCCGTGGCTTCGCCGTGGGCATCGGGCAGCCAGGTGTGCAGCGGCACGATCGGCAGCTTCACCCCAAAGGCGATAAGCAGGCCTGCGTAGGCGAATAGCTGGAACTTCGTTGAGAAGTCCTTAGCCATCAGGTCCGTGTACTCAAAGCTGGGGGTGCCGCCGCCGTAGAAGGCCATGGCCAGGCCCACCACCAAAATGAACAGGGAGCTACCGGCTGTGTAGAGGATGAATTTGGTGGCGGCGTACTGACGCTTTTTGCCGCCCCAGATCGCCAGCAGCAGATACACCGGCAGCAGTTCCAGCTCCCAGGCCAGGAAGAACAGCAGCATGTCCTGCACGGCGAATACGGCGATCTGGCCGCCATCCATGAGCAGCAGCAGGAAATAAAAGAGCTTGGGCTTGAAGGTCACCGGCCAGGCCGCCAGAGCCGCCAGGGAGGTGATGAAGCTGGTGAGCAGGATCAGGGGCATCGAGATGCCGTCCGCCCCAACCGACCAGGCCAACCCCAGGCTGGGTAGCCACTGCACCCGCTCCACTAACTGCAGACCTTCGACCGCCGGGTCATAGCCGTTGAGGTAGGCCCCCACGGTGATCAAGAAGGTGATCAGGGTGATGCCAAGGGCATACCAGCGAATCCGCTTGCCGTCGCCGGCATCGGGAATGAAAGGAATTACCAGGGCCGCGGCGATCGGGAACAGGATCGACGCGCTCAACCATGGGAAGGGCACGAACCAGGCCTCACCGTTTGTTCGGAGTGTAGAAATGCAGTCGGGCCCGGCACTCTGCTGATGGGGGATGTCACACAGAGTTGGGCCTCACGCCCGCCGTTAGCTGATCCCCAGGCACGCGCTTTGCGCTCACGCCTGGGGATCAGCTAACGGCGGGCGCGGGCGTTGTGGCGAGCAGGGTATGCACGCGGCGTGAGGCTCGCTTGGCTGAGCGGCCGAGGCCGTGTTGCCCGCGCAGCGGGCGTAACGGCCGAACCGCTCAGCCAAGCGAGCCGAATAAAACCACTAGGGCGATGACGCCGCCGAACACGATCAGGGCATAGAACTGGGCCCGGCCGGTTTCGAAGTATTTGAGACCCTCGCCGCTGCCCAGGGTTACCAGGCCGGTGAGGTTGACGACTCCATCAACAACCTTGGAATCAACCTC
Encoded here:
- the nuoK gene encoding NADH-quinone oxidoreductase subunit NuoK, which produces MELTIPTTIPLQAYLALAAVLFCTGVWGLINSRNAVRVLMSIELMLNAVNINLMAFSNYLDGQLIRGQVFAIFVITVAAAEAAVGLAILLSLYRNRETVDMERFNLLRW
- a CDS encoding NAD(+) kinase → MRLERVWLISRSGSQAAHRQAKRCAEDLSAQGVHVVVASSGLARNPFPGLLATEAELPDLALVLGGDGTVLGAARHLAPLDVPILSFNVGGHLGFLTHDRRLLRLSSDALKSEEESLWDRLRQDRFALERRMMLQAHIDRGDGVDGSEIAHLALNDFYFRPCLDEVSPTCVLELEIDGEVVDQYRGDGLIIATPTGSTGYAMAAGGPILHPGIEAIVVNPICPMSLSSRAVVVPPRAQLSVWPLGETSRRVKLWKDGAHATVLEPGDRALVERSPHPALQVLLEQSPSYYRTLTHKLHWAGSLTAIEPSHN
- a CDS encoding CYTH domain-containing protein, giving the protein MALEIERRFLVQGLDWRRHICWQAQLQQGYLVASADGFTVRVRRASGDEAVAGAWLTLKARTEQRFEAPGQLPEGLVRQEFEYAIPEADAAALLALAPQSLCKVRYGLDLPGGEWVLDVFEGANAPLVVAEVELEQQGLEQGLALQPPAWCGRELTGCHELSNAALARRPLALWPEAERLALFEPAAS
- the pedR gene encoding photosynthetic electron transport-dependent transcriptional regulator PedR, yielding MVSDHATGGSLGQVRHELSEREIEIIELVAKGLTNQEIAESLTISKRTVDNHVSNVFTKTGAKNRVALLNWAMDHGKICRDGFNCCSIEPGKS
- a CDS encoding methylenetetrahydrofolate reductase encodes the protein MPISGTIGLLLQKALASGQPALTAEVMPPRGGDPSRSLAAAGALRGWVHAVNVTDGSRAVMRMSSLALCRLLLDAGIEPVLQLACRDRNRIALQAELLGAHALGVRNLLCLTGDPVRAGDQPGARPVNELEAVRLLQLVQQFNGGQDPVQGELPDGPTDLFAGAAADPQSASWSGLKSRLLRKKQAGARFVQTQMVMDAEALKRFVGDLAAPLDLPVLAGVFLLKSARNAAFINRVVPGANIPQAVIDRLAAAPDQAAEGIAIAAEQVGTYLQIAQGVHLMAIKAEERIPAILQQAGLKPLAPV
- a CDS encoding NDP-sugar synthase, with protein sequence MKAMILAAGKGTRVRPITHTIPKPMIPILQKPVMEFLLELLREHGFTEIMVNVSHLAEEIENYFRDGQRFGVEIAYSFEGRIEDGELIGDAMGSAGGLKKIQNFQRFFDDTFVVLCGDALIDLDLSEAVRRHKAKGAMASMITKRVPKEQVSSYGVVVTDDDGRVRSFQEKPAVDEAASDMINTGIYIFEPEVLDFVPSNQPFDIGSDLFPKLVEAGAAFYALPMEFEWVDIGKVPDYWQAIRSVLQGQVRQVQIPGKEVRPGVFAGLNVAANWDEINITGPIYVGGMTRIENGATIIGPAMIGPNCHICEGATIDNSIIFDYSRIGAGVRLVEKLVFGRYCVDRNGDHFDLQEAALDWLITDVRRQDVLSPSPQQKAMAELLGTDLALSNAN
- a CDS encoding segregation/condensation protein A produces the protein MAEAGARLAIRLLQDAAERGDLDPWDVDVIAVVDGFLDQLRQRMVVPRLVLTNAPSRGGSYEQDLAETSEAFLAASVLVSLKAEVLEAATFAQEAPEQDDIGFDFDADGQGWLVNPALALPQRPERHLWRRPVAPPPLQRPVTLGELIRQLEDIAERLEADEGRIRPRHRPKRYSERAAIEQVAALAHREKLPETTAALSQFLLSWEPGHAWAGFNELVRDWAAHVEAKAADAELDRDRVGVFWALLFLCHQGKVELDQQGGLFGPLHLRRLLNPGETRQLPLVPALAAAEQVLAA
- a CDS encoding lipopolysaccharide assembly protein LapA domain-containing protein; amino-acid sequence: MKQLNFLLIFSFGLAMVMFTLENTAPTTVHFLPGLSGTLPLAALLLLVGGIGATAAWVFAVWTGVVRKVEAVQSQGEFAAQQVRIQELENDLQRYRATVDAQLGLLPAAGQSSAPANPDAAEAMTVSVG
- a CDS encoding NAD(P)H-quinone oxidoreductase subunit 4, which translates into the protein MPFPWLSASILFPIAAALVIPFIPDAGDGKRIRWYALGITLITFLITVGAYLNGYDPAVEGLQLVERVQWLPSLGLAWSVGADGISMPLILLTSFITSLAALAAWPVTFKPKLFYFLLLLMDGGQIAVFAVQDMLLFFLAWELELLPVYLLLAIWGGKKRQYAATKFILYTAGSSLFILVVGLAMAFYGGGTPSFEYTDLMAKDFSTKFQLFAYAGLLIAFGVKLPIVPLHTWLPDAHGEATAPVHMLLAGILLKMGGYALLRFNVQLLPEGHAQFAPLLVVLGVVNIIYAALTSFAQRNLKRKIAYSSISHMGFVLIGIGSFSALGTSGAMLQMISHGLIGASLFFLVGATYDRTHTLQLDDMGGIGQKMRKMFALWTICSLASLALPGMSGFVSELMVFTGFVTSEAYSLSFRIVMAALAAVGVILTPVYLLSMLREIFFGKENTELASHTHLVDAEPREIYVISCLLVPIVGIGLYPRVMTDTYRASIEALVQRETTALAKVIQPPPGDLIRQPLLSAPALPA